A window of Cryptomeria japonica chromosome 3, Sugi_1.0, whole genome shotgun sequence contains these coding sequences:
- the LOC131874356 gene encoding probable pectate lyase 18, which translates to MASRQALQPLFLLLAVFFIKLVMVESIRTPFNMTKAENSDKYHVEKPELVVQMVERSLNNSKRKLSSCETGNPIDDCWRCDPNWVNNRKRLADCAIGFGKNAIGGKNGRFYIVTDPNDDDPVNPRPGTLRHAVIQTEPLWIIFQKDMVIQLKEELIMNSYKTIDGRGANVHIANGACITIQYVTNIIIHGVHIHDCKPAGNTNVRSSPTHYGFRTKSDGDGISIFGSSAIWVDHCSLSSCADGLIDAIMGSTAITISNSFFTHHDKVMLLGHSDAYTEDVKMQVTVAFNHFGEGLVQRMPRCRHGYFHVVNNDYTHWEMYAIGGSANPTINSQGNRFLAPDYRFHKEVTKHQDSTEGNWRSVGDLMLNGAFFTASGAKESSSYAKASSMAARPSSIVGSITASSGVLTCRKGSSC; encoded by the exons ATGGCGAGCAGACAAGCCTTACAGccattgtttcttcttcttgctgTCTTTTTCATCAAGTTAGTAATGGTGGAATCAATAAGAACCCCCTTCAATATGACTAAGGCTGAGAATAGTGATAAATATCATGTTGAGAAGCCGGAGCTTGTAGTTCAAATGGTAGAAAG GAGTTTAAATAATTCGAAAAGAAAGCTGAGCTCGTGCGAAACGGGGAACCCCATCGATGACTGTTGGCGTTGTGATCCTAACTGGGTTAACAACCGAAAGAGACTGGCTGATTGTGCCATCGGATTTGGCAAAAACGCCATTGGAGGTAAGAATGGCAGATTTTATATAGTTACAGATCCAAATGACGATGACCCGGTCAATCCTCGACCTGGAACTCTGCGGCACGCTGTTATTCAAACCGAACCTCTCTGGATTATTTTCCAAAAAGATATGGTTATTCAGCTCAAGGAGGAGCTTATCATGAACAGTTATAAGACTATTGATGGTAGAGGTGCCAATGTTCATATAGCAAATGGAGCTTGCATTACAATTCAGTATGTGACCAATATTATCATTCATGGAGTTCATATCCACGACTGTAAACCTGCGGGAAACACAAATGTTAGGAGCTCCCCGACACATTATGGGTTTAGAACCAAGAGTGATGGAGATGGGATTTCCATCTTTGGATCAAGCGCAATTTGGGTTGACCACTGTTCATTGTCAAGTTGCGCAGATGGATTGATCGACGCCATCATGGGTTCCACTGCTATAACCATTTCAAACAGCTTTTTCACTCACCATGACAAG GTGATGCTCCTAGGACACAGCGACGCCTACACCGAGGACGTCAAAATGCAAGTAACAGTTGCTTTCAACCactttggagaagggcttgttcaacGTATGCCCAG ATGTCGACATGGATACTTTCATGTGGTGAACAATGATTACACCCACTGGGAAATGTATGCAATCGGGGGAAGTGCAAACCCCACCATTAACAGCCAAGGCAACAGATTCCTTGCTCCTGATTATCGATTCCACAAGGAG GTTACAAAGCACCAAGATTCAACAGAAGGCAACTGGAGATCAGTGGGAGATCTTATGTTAAATGGGGCATTCTTCACAGCATCAGGGGCTAAAGAATCCTCAAGCTATGCCAAAGCTTCGAGTATGGCGGCAAGACCTTCCTCTATTGTGGGCTCTATCACTGCAAGTTCGGGTGTTCTCACCTGCAGAAAAGGTTCCAGCTGTTAG
- the LOC131874355 gene encoding probable pectate lyase 18 — translation MASRQALQPLFLLLAVFFIKLVMVESIRTPFNMTKAENSDKYHVEKPELVVQMVERSLNNSKRKLSSCETGNPIDDCWRCDPNWVNNRKRLADCAIGFGKNAIGGKNGRFYIVTDPNDDDPVNPRPGTLRHAVIQTEPLWIIFQKDMVIQLKEELIMNSYKTIDGRGANVHIANGACITIQYVTNIIIHGVHIHDCKPAGNTNVRSSPTHYGFRTKSDGDGISIFGSSAIWVDHCSLSSCADGLIDAIMGSTAITISNSFFTHHDKVMLLGHSDAYTEDVKMQVTVAFNHFGEGLVQRMPRCRHGYFHVVNNDYTHWEMYAIGGSANPTINSQGNRFLAPDYRFHKEVTKHQDSTEGNWRSVGDLMLNGAFFTASGAKESSSYAKASSMAARPSSIVGSITASSGVLTCRKGSSC, via the exons ATGGCGAGCAGACAAGCCTTACAGccattgtttcttcttcttgctgTCTTTTTCATCAAGTTAGTAATGGTGGAATCAATAAGAACCCCCTTCAATATGACTAAGGCTGAGAATAGTGATAAATATCATGTTGAGAAGCCGGAGCTTGTAGTTCAAATGGTAGAAAG GAGTTTAAATAATTCGAAAAGAAAGCTGAGCTCGTGCGAAACGGGGAACCCCATCGATGACTGTTGGCGTTGTGATCCTAACTGGGTTAACAACCGAAAGAGACTGGCTGATTGTGCCATCGGATTTGGCAAAAACGCCATTGGAGGTAAGAATGGCAGATTTTATATAGTTACAGATCCAAATGACGATGACCCGGTCAATCCTCGACCTGGCACTCTGCGGCACGCTGTTATTCAAACCGAACCTCTCTGGATTATTTTCCAAAAAGATATGGTTATTCAGCTCAAGGAGGAGCTTATCATGAACAGTTATAAGACTATTGATGGTAGAGGTGCCAATGTTCATATAGCAAATGGAGCTTGCATTACAATTCAGTATGTGACCAATATTATCATTCATGGAGTTCATATCCACGACTGTAAACCTGCGGGAAACACAAATGTTAGGAGCTCCCCGACACATTATGGGTTTAGAACCAAGAGTGATGGAGATGGGATTTCCATCTTTGGATCAAGCGCAATTTGGGTTGACCACTGTTCATTGTCAAGTTGCGCAGATGGATTGATCGACGCCATCATGGGTTCCACTGCTATAACCATTTCAAACAGCTTTTTCACTCACCATGACAAG GTGATGCTCCTAGGACACAGCGACGCCTACACCGAGGACGTCAAAATGCAAGTAACAGTTGCTTTCAACCactttggagaagggcttgttcaacGTATGCCCAG ATGTCGACATGGATACTTTCATGTGGTGAACAATGATTACACCCACTGGGAAATGTATGCAATCGGGGGAAGTGCAAACCCCACCATTAACAGCCAAGGCAACAGATTCCTTGCTCCTGATTATCGATTCCACAAGGAG GTTACAAAGCACCAAGATTCAACAGAAGGCAACTGGAGATCAGTGGGAGATCTTATGTTAAATGGGGCATTCTTCACAGCATCAGGGGCTAAAGAATCCTCAAGCTATGCCAAAGCTTCGAGTATGGCGGCAAGACCTTCCTCTATTGTGGGCTCTATCACTGCAAGTTCGGGTGTTCTCACCTGCAGAAAAGGTTCCAGCTGTTAG
- the LOC131874354 gene encoding probable pectate lyase 18, with protein sequence MASRQALQPLFLLLAVFFIKLVMVESIRTPFNMTKAENSDKYHVEKPELVVQMVERSLNNSKRKLSSCETGNPIDDCWRCDPNWVNNRKRLADCAIGFGKNAIGGKNGRFYIVTDPNDDDPVNPRPGTLRHAVIQTEPLWIIFQKDMVIQLKEELIMNSYKTIDGRGANVHIANGACITIQYVTNIIIHGVHIHDCKPAGNTNVRSSPTHYGFRTKSDGDGISIFGSSAIWVDHCSLSSCADGLIDAIMGSTAITISNSFFTHHDKVMLLGHSDAYTEDVKMQVTVAFNHFGEGLVQRMPRCRHGYFHVVNNDYTHWEMYAIGGSANPTINSQGNRFLAPDYRFHKEVTKHQDSTEGNWRSVGDLMLNGAFFTASGAKESSSYAKASSMAARPSSIVGSITASSGVLTCRKGSSC encoded by the exons ATGGCGAGCAGACAAGCCTTACAGccattgtttcttcttcttgctgTCTTTTTCATCAAGTTAGTAATGGTGGAATCAATAAGAACCCCCTTCAATATGACTAAGGCTGAGAATAGTGATAAATATCATGTTGAGAAGCCGGAGCTTGTAGTTCAAATGGTAGAAAG GAGTTTAAATAATTCGAAAAGAAAGCTGAGCTCGTGCGAAACGGGGAACCCCATCGATGACTGTTGGCGTTGTGATCCTAACTGGGTTAACAACCGAAAGAGACTGGCTGATTGTGCCATCGGATTTGGCAAAAACGCCATTGGAGGTAAGAATGGCAGATTTTATATAGTTACAGATCCAAATGACGATGACCCGGTCAATCCTCGACCTGGCACTCTGCGGCACGCTGTTATTCAAACCGAACCTCTCTGGATTATTTTCCAAAAAGATATGGTTATTCAGCTCAAGGAGGAGCTTATCATGAACAGTTATAAGACTATTGATGGTAGAGGTGCCAATGTTCATATAGCAAATGGAGCTTGCATTACAATTCAGTATGTGACCAATATTATCATTCATGGAGTTCATATCCACGACTGTAAACCTGCGGGAAACACAAATGTTAGGAGCTCCCCGACACATTATGGGTTTAGAACCAAGAGTGATGGAGATGGGATTTCCATCTTTGGATCAAGCGCAATTTGGGTTGACCACTGTTCATTGTCAAGTTGCGCAGATGGATTGATCGACGCCATCATGGGTTCCACTGCTATAACCATTTCAAACAGCTTTTTCACTCACCATGACAAG GTGATGCTCCTAGGACACAGCGACGCCTACACCGAGGACGTCAAAATGCAAGTAACAGTTGCTTTCAACCactttggagaagggcttgttcaacGTATGCCCAG ATGTCGACATGGATACTTTCATGTGGTGAACAATGATTACACCCACTGGGAAATGTATGCAATCGGGGGAAGTGCAAACCCCACCATTAACAGCCAAGGCAACAGATTCCTTGCTCCTGATTATCGATTCCACAAGGAG GTTACAAAGCACCAAGATTCAACAGAAGGCAACTGGAGATCAGTGGGAGATCTTATGTTAAATGGGGCATTCTTCACAGCATCAGGGGCTAAAGAATCCTCAAGCTATGCCAAAGCTTCGAGTATGGCGGCAAGACCTTCCTCTATTGTGGGCTCTATCACTGCAAGTTCGGGTGTTCTCACCTGCAGAAAAGGTTCCAG